One window from the genome of Cervus elaphus chromosome 8, mCerEla1.1, whole genome shotgun sequence encodes:
- the LOC122698468 gene encoding cofilin-1: MASGVAVSDGVIKVFNDMKVRKSSTPEEVKKRKKAVLFCLSEDKKNIILEEGKEILVGDVGQTVDDPYATFVKMLPDKDCRYALYDATYETKESKKEDLVFIFWAPECAPLKSKMIYASSKDAIKKKLTGIKHELQANCYEEVKDRCTLAEKLGGSAVISLEGKPL; this comes from the coding sequence ATGGCCTCCGGTGTGGCTGTCTCTGATGGGGTCATCAAAGTGTTCAACGACATGAAAGTGCGTAAGTCATCGACACCAGAGGAAGTGAAGAAGCGCAAGAAGGCGGTGCTCTTCTGCCTGAGTGAGGACAAGAAGAACatcatcctggaggagggcaaggagaTCCTGGTGGGTGACGTGGGCCAGACGGTAGACGACCCTTATGCCACCTTTGTCAAGATGCTGCCAGACAAGGACTGCCGCTACGCCCTCTATGACGCAACCTACGAGACCAAGGAGAGCAAGAAGGAGGACCTGGTGTTCATCTTCTGGGCCCCTGAGTGTGCACCCCTTAAGAGCAAAATGATCTATGCCAGCTCCAAGGATGCCATCAAGAAGAAGCTGACGGGGATCAAGCATGAATTACAAGCAAACTGCTACGAAGAGGTCAAGGACCGCTGCACCCTTGCAGAGAAGCTGGGGGGCAGCGCCGTCATCTCCCTGGAGGGCAAGCCTTTGTga